One window of Botrimarina mediterranea genomic DNA carries:
- a CDS encoding LamG-like jellyroll fold domain-containing protein: protein MRFRNLGRAAGMFSAALLTAATASALDLVKGFERGMNLPEQLGGDFILDEAATGGGDFADQTAPGFATWVAQYNNIWTAGDAVSISGLAIPIVANDAAGTNNSQPGDWTFTFFELSGGANPNLFDGYSFSTMTGEPILGTVTATLQPYTGNQNDEYFVKFDTPIDFTAQSSGFALHMQSTNTMRVKINTAAPTRRGVRVGLADGVAVGGANPNFAASFSGSPVALPPPAVAHRIDSAVQIPGNRTWETLAPSQERFAFRNPQPGDYNGDGFTNAADYTVWRDNLDGDETLLASGSRAPGVSGPVNAGDYTHWAANYSSPAMTSVNDPSVPGITAAFRGGAIGTANVFESVLNGQQVSRQSGSFELWFKPDGLSNGDQVLYEVGGTGAGSYLSLQDDTLSLYVKSAFAGNDQLVSTTLTDDGWTQVVAVIHNTYEATLPSADDYVDLYVNGVLAATTELSPTDVNDWAGGNQAGLGLIGGVFASGGPLTDPGDASADFDLKGHIAIFEFTPTALTAGDVAARYAAITSSSSLAVPEPSTVMLAGLSLALMVHRARR, encoded by the coding sequence ATGAGATTTAGGAACCTGGGCCGGGCGGCCGGCATGTTTTCGGCTGCACTGCTCACCGCCGCGACCGCCAGTGCTCTGGACCTTGTCAAAGGTTTTGAACGGGGCATGAATCTGCCCGAGCAGCTTGGCGGCGACTTCATCCTTGACGAAGCCGCTACGGGAGGAGGCGATTTTGCCGACCAAACGGCCCCGGGTTTCGCGACGTGGGTCGCCCAGTACAACAACATCTGGACCGCGGGCGATGCGGTTTCCATCTCGGGCCTCGCGATTCCGATCGTGGCCAACGATGCGGCGGGTACGAACAACTCGCAGCCAGGCGATTGGACGTTCACGTTCTTCGAGCTCTCGGGCGGCGCCAACCCGAACCTCTTTGACGGCTACAGCTTCAGTACGATGACCGGAGAGCCGATTCTCGGCACGGTGACCGCTACGCTCCAGCCTTACACCGGCAACCAGAATGACGAGTACTTCGTGAAGTTTGATACGCCGATCGACTTCACGGCGCAGAGCAGCGGCTTCGCGCTCCACATGCAGAGCACCAACACGATGCGGGTGAAGATCAACACCGCAGCGCCGACGCGGCGCGGTGTGCGTGTTGGACTTGCCGATGGCGTCGCGGTCGGCGGAGCGAACCCGAACTTCGCCGCCTCGTTCTCGGGATCGCCAGTCGCCCTACCGCCGCCCGCGGTTGCTCACCGGATCGACTCCGCGGTTCAGATTCCCGGCAATCGGACCTGGGAGACGCTCGCCCCGTCGCAAGAGCGTTTCGCGTTCCGTAACCCGCAACCGGGCGACTACAACGGCGACGGCTTCACCAACGCCGCGGACTACACGGTCTGGCGTGACAATCTGGACGGCGACGAAACCCTGCTCGCCTCGGGTAGTCGGGCGCCCGGCGTGTCCGGGCCGGTGAACGCTGGCGATTACACGCACTGGGCCGCCAACTACAGCTCGCCCGCGATGACTTCCGTCAACGATCCTTCGGTCCCCGGCATCACAGCGGCGTTCCGTGGCGGCGCCATCGGCACGGCGAACGTCTTCGAGTCGGTTTTGAACGGTCAGCAAGTGAGTCGTCAGAGCGGCTCCTTCGAGCTCTGGTTCAAGCCGGACGGGTTGTCCAACGGCGATCAGGTCCTCTACGAGGTCGGCGGGACTGGCGCAGGGTCTTACCTTTCGCTGCAAGATGACACCCTCTCGCTGTACGTGAAGTCGGCTTTCGCAGGCAACGATCAGCTGGTATCGACGACGCTGACCGACGACGGCTGGACGCAGGTCGTGGCCGTCATCCACAACACCTACGAAGCGACACTCCCCTCGGCGGACGACTACGTTGATCTCTACGTCAACGGCGTGCTCGCCGCCACGACCGAGCTGAGCCCTACGGACGTGAACGACTGGGCTGGCGGTAACCAGGCCGGCCTCGGGTTAATCGGCGGCGTGTTCGCCTCGGGCGGTCCCTTGACCGATCCGGGCGACGCCAGCGCTGACTTCGATCTGAAGGGTCACATCGCGATCTTCGAGTTCACGCCAACCGCGCTAACCGCTGGCGACGTGGCGGCGCGCTACGCGGCCATCACTTCGTCGTCATCGCTGGCCGTGCCCGAGCCCTCGACCGTGATGCTTGCGGGCCTCTCGCTAGCGCTGATGGTTCACCGCGCTCGCCGTTAG
- a CDS encoding transthyretin-like family protein encodes MTSKPGLGLAFVALLLSSVLLPGCGSGDFRMADVSGVVTLDGEPLSNARVQFQPQRSGESIVVGPTSFGTTDSTGRYSLSTRKHGKGAVVGTHRVSVSTFDQRLVDPQNSDRVETLEEERVPARYRAPTELVFDVPRSGSAEANFDLQSK; translated from the coding sequence ATGACTTCTAAGCCAGGGCTAGGTCTCGCGTTTGTTGCCTTACTGCTTAGCAGTGTGCTGTTGCCGGGCTGCGGATCGGGCGACTTCCGGATGGCGGATGTTTCTGGTGTGGTCACGTTGGACGGTGAGCCGCTGAGCAACGCACGGGTCCAGTTCCAACCGCAGCGCAGCGGAGAAAGCATCGTTGTCGGACCGACCTCGTTCGGTACGACCGACAGCACGGGGAGGTACTCCCTCTCGACCCGCAAGCACGGCAAAGGAGCGGTTGTCGGCACGCACCGCGTGAGCGTCTCGACGTTTGACCAACGACTGGTGGACCCACAGAACTCCGATCGCGTTGAGACGCTAGAGGAAGAACGCGTGCCGGCCCGCTACCGCGCGCCGACGGAGCTCGTCTTCGACGTGCCCCGTAGTGGCTCCGCAGAAGCGAACTTTGACCTGCAGAGTAAGTGA
- a CDS encoding DUF1559 family PulG-like putative transporter, which yields MLPNIRRDLYAAPSRRHRDDAVRGFTLVELLVVIAIIGILVALLLPAVQAAREAARRAQCQNQLKQIGLACLNYESSKNAFPAGCTGKAMYNDDDTPGGVKAEVGENWCISLLPFMERQSLHDQYDFSGAKHYNSTQVNASGVSNQQLGRIVLEELVCPSDQDALQPFAAHGNDWAGSTYRAVAGKIDLTVQPNLLFWDRLNTSQNAARAEAKQFQGPIIAASDRINSDPVRVAKVTDGLSKSAMVGEAVSDPTAIRRNVWASGWRYHSKGHFIRDETGRSSIFRTPDQTFCAASAREVPPGLGADPNLCFRGFGSVHSGGVLQFVFCDGSVQSIPETVSDEVFLALGTIAGEEVEFYDF from the coding sequence ATGCTTCCAAACATCCGACGCGATCTGTACGCGGCGCCGTCGAGGCGCCACCGCGACGACGCCGTGCGAGGTTTCACCCTCGTCGAGCTGTTGGTGGTGATCGCCATCATCGGCATCCTGGTGGCGCTGTTGCTGCCGGCGGTGCAGGCGGCGCGGGAGGCGGCGCGGCGCGCGCAGTGCCAGAACCAGCTCAAGCAAATCGGGCTGGCGTGCCTCAACTACGAGTCGAGCAAGAACGCCTTCCCGGCCGGTTGCACCGGAAAGGCGATGTACAACGACGACGACACACCGGGCGGCGTAAAGGCAGAGGTGGGGGAGAACTGGTGCATCTCGTTGCTTCCCTTCATGGAGCGGCAATCGCTCCACGACCAGTACGACTTCTCTGGCGCCAAGCACTACAACTCCACCCAAGTGAATGCGTCGGGCGTCTCGAACCAGCAGCTCGGGCGGATCGTCCTCGAAGAATTGGTCTGCCCCTCCGATCAAGACGCGTTGCAGCCATTCGCGGCTCACGGTAACGATTGGGCAGGCAGCACGTACCGCGCGGTCGCCGGGAAGATCGACCTAACCGTTCAGCCCAACCTCCTCTTCTGGGACCGCCTCAACACGAGTCAGAACGCGGCCCGGGCCGAAGCGAAGCAATTCCAAGGCCCGATCATCGCGGCCAGCGATCGGATCAACTCCGATCCGGTGCGGGTCGCCAAGGTGACCGACGGCCTGTCGAAGTCGGCGATGGTCGGCGAGGCCGTCTCTGACCCCACCGCGATCCGCCGCAATGTCTGGGCGTCGGGTTGGCGCTACCACAGCAAGGGGCATTTCATCCGTGATGAGACCGGCCGCAGCTCGATCTTCCGCACCCCTGATCAGACCTTCTGCGCCGCCAGCGCGCGCGAAGTTCCACCGGGACTTGGCGCCGACCCGAACCTCTGCTTCCGCGGCTTTGGCAGCGTCCACTCTGGCGGAGTGCTGCAATTTGTCTTCTGCGACGGATCGGTGCAAAGCATCCCCGAGACCGTCTCCGACGAAGTCTTCCTGGCACTTGGCACCATCGCGGGTGAGGAGGTTGAGTTCTATGACTTCTAA
- a CDS encoding sigma-70 family RNA polymerase sigma factor: MSQAGDGRDREAFLELLVLHEAQLLGFLCAIVPGFQDAEDLFQQTVLTMWQKFGDFEPGSSFVGWGCQIARYKAMNHLRAKRVPSLDTETIEMLATTQQDEDPESRIERRRALAACLAKLREADAAIVTAAYSDGISVKDIADRLGRSAGGVANSLARIRASLYQCIHSTLAQGGHVS; encoded by the coding sequence ATGTCCCAGGCGGGCGACGGACGTGACCGGGAAGCGTTTCTTGAGCTGTTGGTCCTCCACGAGGCTCAGCTGCTGGGCTTCCTCTGTGCGATCGTGCCGGGCTTTCAGGACGCCGAAGACTTATTTCAGCAGACCGTGCTCACGATGTGGCAGAAGTTCGGCGACTTCGAGCCCGGCAGCAGTTTCGTCGGTTGGGGCTGCCAAATCGCTCGGTACAAGGCGATGAACCATCTGCGGGCCAAGCGGGTTCCCTCGCTTGACACGGAAACGATCGAGATGCTCGCAACCACGCAGCAAGACGAGGACCCCGAGAGCCGGATTGAGCGGCGCCGGGCGCTAGCGGCCTGCCTGGCCAAGCTGCGTGAGGCGGATGCAGCCATTGTCACGGCGGCCTACTCCGACGGGATCAGCGTCAAGGACATCGCCGACCGGCTAGGTCGATCGGCGGGTGGGGTCGCTAACTCTTTGGCGCGCATCCGTGCGTCCCTCTATCAGTGCATCCACAGCACTCTGGCGCAGGGGGGGCACGTGTCATGA
- a CDS encoding tyrosine-type recombinase/integrase, producing MKAHTVGARPSERTTRAVTSCSYLTGWRVNEILALRREDVDLSTGTAFLAAESTKGRRDARADLHPVVIDHLRTVLSFDPLVFPWQESPRRLWADFAKLKEAAGVEFKGAFHRLRFGFANANVDHVPADVLQRMMRHRGASTTQGYINKARRMQSQGTVDRLHVPATFTAKVAN from the coding sequence ATGAAAGCACACACGGTCGGGGCAAGACCCTCCGAACGCACGACACGCGCGGTTACCTCCTGCAGCTACCTGACAGGCTGGCGGGTCAACGAGATTCTGGCCCTACGGCGCGAGGACGTCGATCTATCGACCGGCACGGCATTCCTGGCGGCCGAGAGCACCAAGGGGCGACGGGACGCCCGGGCAGACCTTCACCCCGTCGTCATTGACCATCTGCGGACAGTCCTGTCGTTTGACCCGCTGGTGTTCCCTTGGCAGGAGTCGCCGCGCCGGCTCTGGGCAGACTTCGCCAAGCTGAAGGAAGCGGCTGGAGTCGAGTTCAAAGGAGCCTTCCATCGGCTGCGGTTCGGGTTCGCCAATGCAAACGTGGATCACGTCCCCGCCGACGTCCTCCAACGGATGATGCGACACCGGGGGGCATCGACAACCCAGGGCTACATCAACAAGGCTAGGCGGATGCAAAGCCAAGGGACGGTCGATAGACTTCACGTCCCCGCGACCTTCACGGCGAAAGTGGCGAATTGA
- a CDS encoding carbon starvation CstA family protein, protein MNLLWIVLPSAAVLGIAYVTYGRLLARLLRLDAKAPVPAIEQRDGLDFEPISTAELLPQHFSAIAAAGPIVGPILAGLLFGWLPALLWILIGSIFIGGVQDITSLVASIRHRANSIAEVVRLYMSRRSYLMFLIFIWIALVYIIVAFTGVTAAAFVGEPLAENGGVGGGAIASASLIYLAITLAMGIAMRYTGMPSWLGLCIFLPMVVGAIVFGPSVPFDLATITGSSEGVAVKLWSILLLAYCLVAGVLPVWLLLQPRGQLGGYFLYAALGAGAIGLAFGGVKVEYPAFRGWEVATAAGGVATIFPLLFITIACGACSGFHSLIASGTTSKQLRNERDAKPVAYGSMLLEAMVAVVSLCCVMMFAEGAAELSGKPNQIYAHGIGKFLDVIHVSKAIGVTFALMAFTTFVYDTLDVCTRLGRFIVQELTGWHGRGGRLLGSGLTAGVPLFFMLRHPSDAPTPVWQLFWNLFGASNQLLAALTLLGVTVWLWRTRRARWVWFVTGIPTVVMYVMSTWALVSMTAPAFRTSEGAWQAPSDPVPWIGLVLLGLAALMLVEAVRVLTGSDTPPPQPKLTPATM, encoded by the coding sequence ATGAATCTCCTCTGGATCGTCCTGCCCAGCGCGGCAGTATTGGGGATCGCCTACGTCACCTACGGCCGGCTCCTGGCCCGCCTGCTGCGTCTCGACGCCAAAGCGCCGGTGCCGGCGATTGAGCAACGGGACGGCCTCGACTTCGAGCCCATCTCGACCGCCGAACTGCTGCCACAACATTTCTCGGCGATCGCCGCCGCAGGGCCGATCGTCGGCCCGATCCTCGCTGGTCTGCTGTTCGGCTGGTTGCCGGCGCTACTGTGGATCTTGATCGGATCGATCTTCATCGGCGGCGTGCAAGACATCACTTCGCTGGTCGCTTCGATCCGCCACCGTGCGAACTCCATCGCCGAGGTCGTGCGGCTCTACATGTCGCGGCGTTCTTACTTGATGTTCCTGATCTTCATTTGGATCGCGCTGGTCTACATCATCGTCGCGTTCACCGGGGTGACAGCCGCGGCGTTCGTCGGCGAGCCGCTGGCGGAGAATGGCGGTGTCGGCGGCGGCGCGATCGCGTCGGCTTCGTTGATCTACCTGGCGATCACGCTGGCGATGGGCATTGCGATGCGCTACACGGGCATGCCGTCGTGGCTCGGGCTGTGCATCTTCTTGCCGATGGTGGTCGGGGCCATTGTATTCGGGCCCAGCGTCCCATTCGACTTGGCGACGATTACCGGTTCGAGCGAAGGCGTCGCGGTCAAGCTCTGGAGCATCCTGCTCCTCGCCTACTGCCTCGTCGCCGGCGTCTTGCCGGTATGGCTGCTGCTGCAACCGCGCGGTCAACTGGGCGGCTACTTCCTGTACGCCGCGCTCGGCGCCGGAGCGATTGGACTGGCGTTCGGCGGCGTGAAGGTCGAGTACCCGGCATTCCGCGGGTGGGAAGTCGCCACCGCTGCCGGCGGCGTCGCGACAATCTTCCCGCTGCTCTTCATCACGATCGCCTGCGGCGCCTGCTCGGGGTTCCATTCGCTGATCGCGAGCGGCACCACCTCTAAGCAACTACGCAACGAACGCGACGCCAAGCCCGTCGCCTACGGCTCGATGCTGCTAGAGGCGATGGTCGCGGTGGTGTCGCTCTGTTGCGTGATGATGTTCGCCGAAGGCGCCGCAGAGCTCTCGGGCAAGCCCAACCAGATCTACGCGCACGGCATCGGCAAGTTCCTCGACGTGATCCACGTGTCCAAAGCGATCGGCGTCACGTTCGCGCTAATGGCGTTTACTACCTTCGTCTACGACACCCTCGACGTCTGCACTCGGTTAGGCCGCTTCATCGTCCAAGAACTGACCGGCTGGCACGGCCGTGGCGGCCGACTCTTGGGGTCGGGTCTGACGGCTGGCGTGCCGCTCTTCTTTATGCTGCGTCACCCGTCCGACGCCCCGACGCCGGTCTGGCAACTCTTCTGGAACCTCTTCGGCGCCAGCAACCAACTCCTCGCAGCGCTCACACTACTCGGTGTGACGGTCTGGCTGTGGCGCACACGGCGAGCAAGGTGGGTCTGGTTCGTCACGGGCATCCCGACGGTCGTGATGTACGTCATGAGCACCTGGGCGCTCGTTTCGATGACGGCGCCCGCGTTCCGTACGAGCGAGGGCGCCTGGCAGGCACCCAGCGACCCCGTCCCCTGGATCGGCTTGGTGCTGTTGGGGCTTGCCGCGCTGATGCTAGTCGAAGCGGTGCGCGTCTTGACCGGCTCCGACACGCCCCCACCGCAACCGAAACTAACGCCCGCCACAATGTGA
- a CDS encoding efflux transporter outer membrane subunit, which translates to MHHNKYPSSRYSTPRRLRRCACLAVAAVAVGGSSGCMTSFKEYVHNGFKVGPNYCKPAVPVSDEWVEARDTRLSSEPVDLRDWWGVFNDPCLDELIRISYAENLTVRDAGYRVLEARALRQVAVGGLFPQQQQATGSYTRTQISDESGFGGAGFGGGQIDIWQLGGQLAWELDFWGRFRRAIESANAELDASVEAYDDVLVILVSDVASTYVEIRTLQQRIAYAEQNVESQSGSLRIATDLFEGGAAGKLDVTQAQTNLSQTEALIPQLRLQLRQATNRLCVLMGRPPEDLSPLLAMSPAKIPTSPKQVVAGIPAELVRRRPDVRQAERLVAQQSARIGIAEADLYPAFSITGNLGWQAPTFNRMFQTSAFTGSISPGFTWNILNYGRLRANVAAQDALFQQRVAQYQQTVLEAHREAEDAIAAFLRYQEQAEALTKSADAALESSDLVQQLYKGGQTDFGRVFVAELALVNQQDAKAVAEGQIAQGLVDIYRSLGGGWQVRLGGPTRLPVVIPAEDAESVPTPLPAEETPAEEAPSEVTPEEAKEPTINLPVFAAK; encoded by the coding sequence ATGCACCACAACAAGTACCCGTCAAGCCGTTACTCAACGCCCCGGCGCCTGCGCCGCTGCGCGTGCCTCGCCGTAGCGGCGGTTGCCGTCGGCGGCTCCTCGGGCTGCATGACCAGCTTCAAGGAGTACGTCCACAACGGCTTCAAGGTCGGGCCCAACTACTGTAAGCCCGCCGTCCCGGTAAGCGACGAATGGGTCGAGGCCCGCGATACGCGGCTCTCGAGCGAACCGGTGGACCTCCGTGATTGGTGGGGAGTCTTCAACGACCCGTGCCTCGACGAGCTGATCCGCATCTCGTACGCCGAGAATCTCACGGTCCGTGACGCCGGCTATCGTGTCCTTGAGGCCCGCGCGCTGCGTCAGGTCGCCGTCGGCGGACTCTTCCCGCAGCAGCAGCAGGCGACCGGCTCGTACACCCGCACGCAGATCAGCGACGAGTCGGGCTTCGGCGGCGCCGGATTTGGCGGTGGGCAGATCGACATCTGGCAGTTGGGCGGGCAGCTTGCCTGGGAACTCGACTTCTGGGGCCGCTTCCGCCGCGCGATCGAGTCCGCCAACGCGGAGCTCGACGCCTCGGTCGAGGCCTACGACGACGTGCTCGTGATCCTTGTCTCGGATGTGGCCTCGACCTATGTCGAGATCCGCACGCTCCAGCAGCGGATCGCCTACGCCGAGCAGAACGTCGAGTCGCAATCGGGCTCGCTCCGTATCGCCACCGACCTGTTCGAGGGCGGCGCCGCCGGCAAGCTCGACGTGACCCAGGCGCAGACAAACCTCTCACAAACCGAGGCGCTGATCCCGCAACTGCGGCTGCAACTCCGGCAGGCGACCAACCGACTCTGCGTCCTGATGGGCCGCCCGCCCGAGGACCTGTCGCCGCTCCTGGCGATGTCGCCGGCCAAGATCCCGACTTCCCCAAAGCAGGTCGTCGCCGGCATCCCTGCTGAACTGGTGCGGCGTCGCCCCGACGTCCGTCAGGCCGAGCGTCTCGTCGCCCAGCAGAGCGCGCGCATCGGCATCGCCGAAGCGGACCTCTACCCGGCGTTCTCGATCACCGGCAACCTCGGCTGGCAGGCGCCGACGTTCAATCGGATGTTCCAGACCAGCGCCTTCACGGGGAGCATCAGCCCGGGCTTTACCTGGAACATCCTCAACTACGGCCGTCTGCGTGCGAACGTCGCTGCTCAGGATGCTCTCTTTCAGCAGCGTGTCGCGCAGTACCAACAGACGGTGCTCGAAGCGCACCGCGAAGCAGAGGACGCGATCGCCGCATTCCTGCGATACCAAGAGCAAGCCGAGGCGCTCACCAAGAGTGCGGACGCGGCGCTCGAATCGAGCGACCTTGTGCAGCAACTCTACAAGGGCGGCCAGACCGACTTCGGCCGAGTGTTCGTCGCCGAGCTGGCGCTCGTGAACCAGCAAGACGCGAAGGCGGTCGCCGAGGGTCAGATCGCCCAGGGTCTCGTTGACATCTACCGCTCGCTCGGCGGCGGCTGGCAGGTCCGGCTTGGCGGCCCGACCCGACTACCGGTCGTCATCCCCGCGGAAGACGCCGAAAGCGTCCCCACTCCGTTGCCCGCGGAAGAGACGCCGGCTGAAGAGGCGCCGTCGGAAGTGACGCCAGAGGAAGCCAAGGAACCGACGATCAACCTGCCGGTCTTCGCCGCGAAGTAG
- a CDS encoding MarR family winged helix-turn-helix transcriptional regulator codes for MSNNSISNHSASSNIGVELLKHNFQSDAGYWVHVCAHRFELHMNALLADEGISYRQMQVLAWLAMEGDQSQADLSRCMGVEPPTVVSVIDRMERDGLIERKACPDDRRKRIISPTERALPVWERIIGCAKRINQRATKGLTKSEIATLRSLLERVHTNLEGD; via the coding sequence ATGTCGAATAATTCGATATCTAACCATTCGGCGTCTAGCAACATCGGAGTCGAGTTGCTCAAGCACAATTTCCAATCCGACGCGGGCTACTGGGTGCACGTATGCGCCCACCGCTTCGAATTGCATATGAACGCTCTACTCGCCGACGAGGGGATTTCGTACCGCCAGATGCAGGTCCTTGCTTGGCTCGCCATGGAGGGGGACCAGTCCCAGGCGGACCTTTCTCGTTGCATGGGCGTCGAACCCCCCACCGTCGTGTCGGTCATCGACCGCATGGAGCGCGACGGCCTCATCGAGCGCAAGGCGTGTCCCGACGACCGCCGCAAGCGGATCATCAGCCCCACCGAGAGGGCGCTACCCGTGTGGGAACGGATCATCGGCTGCGCGAAACGCATCAATCAACGGGCCACGAAGGGCCTCACGAAGAGTGAGATTGCGACGCTCCGTTCGCTGCTTGAGCGGGTTCACACGAACCTTGAGGGCGACTAA
- a CDS encoding efflux RND transporter periplasmic adaptor subunit, giving the protein MKSIPNVVLSGVLILLAAGCEKPNTYAPPPPPKVTVATPLSQRVQEYYSTVAQTRAMNRVELRARVNGYLNSVQFRDGDTVQQGQLLFEIDRAPFEATLRSAMATLSKAKAQLELSDRQLARTEPLVTRQAVSQNELDEIIAQQAAAAADVQAAEAAVREAELNLNYTEIRAPFTGRIGRRMVDPGNLVQPGETLLATLESIDPIHAYFTLSESDLLRFLEMRRTGEIPSDPEGRTPIELAIGDSDHYAYQGYIDFSEFGVDPQTGTTERRGIFPNADGSLRPGLFVHIRYPIGGPQERLLIDDSAIGSDQRGDYVLVVGPEKKVEYRPVTLGTLYGKERVILKGIDASDQVVVEGLQRARPGAEVVPELRPAPDADAQAIKQAAWSAPVTR; this is encoded by the coding sequence ATGAAGTCGATTCCCAATGTCGTGCTTTCGGGCGTGCTGATTCTGCTAGCTGCGGGCTGTGAGAAGCCCAACACCTACGCGCCGCCCCCGCCGCCGAAGGTGACCGTCGCCACGCCGCTGTCGCAGCGGGTGCAGGAGTACTACTCCACGGTCGCTCAGACCCGTGCAATGAACCGCGTCGAGTTGCGGGCCCGCGTGAACGGCTACCTCAACAGCGTCCAGTTCCGCGACGGCGACACGGTCCAGCAGGGGCAGCTGCTGTTCGAGATCGATCGCGCGCCGTTCGAGGCGACGTTGCGCTCGGCGATGGCGACGCTGTCGAAAGCGAAGGCGCAGCTCGAGCTCTCCGATCGCCAACTCGCCCGCACCGAACCGCTGGTGACGCGGCAAGCGGTCAGCCAGAACGAACTCGACGAGATCATCGCCCAGCAAGCCGCCGCTGCTGCCGATGTACAGGCCGCCGAGGCGGCAGTCCGGGAAGCCGAGCTGAATCTCAACTACACGGAGATCCGTGCGCCGTTTACGGGCAGGATTGGCCGTCGGATGGTGGACCCGGGCAACCTCGTGCAGCCGGGCGAGACCTTGCTGGCGACACTTGAGTCGATCGATCCGATCCACGCCTATTTCACCCTGAGCGAGTCCGACCTACTGCGTTTCCTCGAGATGCGGCGTACGGGCGAGATCCCTAGCGACCCTGAGGGGCGGACTCCAATCGAACTCGCCATCGGCGATAGCGATCATTACGCCTACCAGGGCTACATCGACTTCAGCGAGTTCGGCGTTGATCCACAGACCGGCACGACCGAGCGGCGTGGCATCTTCCCCAACGCCGATGGCTCACTCCGTCCGGGGCTGTTTGTTCACATCCGCTACCCGATTGGCGGGCCACAAGAACGTCTGCTGATCGACGACAGCGCGATCGGCTCGGACCAGCGTGGCGACTACGTGCTGGTGGTCGGGCCCGAGAAGAAAGTCGAGTACCGCCCCGTGACGCTCGGCACGCTTTACGGCAAGGAGCGTGTGATCCTCAAGGGAATCGACGCAAGTGACCAAGTCGTGGTCGAGGGCTTGCAGCGTGCGCGACCCGGCGCCGAGGTTGTCCCCGAACTCCGCCCAGCCCCCGACGCCGACGCTCAGGCCATCAAGCAGGCCGCTTGGTCGGCGCCCGTCACCCGCTAG